The sequence below is a genomic window from Streptomyces sp. B21-105.
GCCAAGCGGCGCCGCGCGATACCGGCGACTCGGTCTGCCTCGGCCAACGCCCAAACCCGATCCCACCTGCGTGGACGAGGTATTCGGCAAGGGCACCGCTCGCAGTGCCGTACAGGCGCAGGTTCATACGTTCTCCACAGTGGATCGCGCGGTCTGGTCGGCCGGGCCCGGGGTCCCGGCACGGAGGCCGGGGCGAGGAAGGCGCTGAAGGCCCAGGGTCGTGAGGAGAACGAGCGGAACCGGCTGGCCAAGGAAGCGCGCCGAGGTGACTCATCGGTACACGAACGAGACTCGACGCGGACACCGATAAGACGCCGACTGATGCCGGTGCACCTCTTGGGTTCTGCGCACGTCCTCACCGTGTCTCACGCACGCCCCGACAGTGCAGCACTGGCGTCGCACGCAGAGCCTTCGGAGGACTCACCTGTGCAGAGATGTCGGGTGGCGTCTCCCAGGAGACACGACCGGGGCACCACAGGGACGCCGTTCGTACTTCGCTGCGGCTCTTCTGGAAGGCCCGGTTGGCGCTTCCGCCACCTGCTGGGCTTGGAGATTCCGGCCGCATTGCGGCGTTGATCGCGGGCCAAACGCCTCCACCCGCCGCTTCAGCGGCGTGGCCGTCAGCGCGCTACTGGTAGACGGTGGTGATCGGCGTGGAGACGCTGGCTCCGCTGCTGGGGGCGGCGTAGGAGATGGTCCACACGGCGGATGTCTTGTTCGGGTAGCCGTACAGGTAGCCGCCGTTGTCGCAGCCGTAGTTCAGGCGCTGTCCCGCCAGCGTCGCGGTGCCGCCCCCGGCGAACGAGCAGTGAGCGCCGTTGGCCAGGACGAGGATGATCGGTTCGATGTCGGGTCCGCCCGGCATGTGGTTGTTGTTGCCGGGAAAGCCCTCAGCGACCGACAGCTCGACCATGCGGTCGGGGGCTCCGTCCATGCACAGCGCGCTGGTGTCCGAGGGATCGGAGTCCGGGGAGAAACACGGGTCAAGGATCCGATCGCCGGCGGTACAGCGCCAGGCGTCGGTGCGCATCGTGGATTCGGCGGTCCCGAAGCAGGAGCCGCTGGCCCGGTCGGTGATGGTGATGCCGGTTGCCGGGGTACCGCCCGGTGACCAGGGACCGCAGACCCCCTCGGCCGGCACCCAACTGCCCTCGCCCGACACGACCTCAGAGCTTTCCGGGGTGCGCGGCTCCCCGCTGGCTCGCACGCTCGCCGCTCAGCACGGCATCGCCCTGGCGGCCCTCACCGGTAGCGGCCCCGGCGGGCGCGTGGTGCGCGCGGATGTGGATGCTGCGGTCAGCGCGCTCGACGGTCGGCCCGATGCCACCAGATCGTCCACCGAACTTGCCCCGCCCACGCCCGTGACGGGGACGGCCAGCAACGCGGTCGACGACAGCGACGATGTAGTACCGCTGAGCACGATTCGCCGCCTCACCGCCCAGCGCCTGACGCAGAGCACGCAGCAGGCACCACACTTCTACCTGACCACCGTCATCGACGCCGACGCCCTGCTGGCCCTTCGCGCCCAGATCAACGAGCGCCTCGACGATGACGGCCCCCGGATCAGCCTCAACGACCTGCTCATCAAGGCGTGCGCAGCAGCCCTCCGTAACCACCCGCAGGTCAACTCCTCCTGGGACACGACCCGGATTCTGCGTCACGGGCGCGTCCACATCGGAATCGCCGTCGCCACCGACGACGGGCTGATGGTCCCGGTTCTGCACGACGCCGACCGCAAGACCCTGACCTCGATCGCCCGCGAAGCACACGACCTTGCGGGCAAGGCACGTGCCCGGCACCTATCGCCTGCGGAGCTCAGCGGCGGCACGTTCACCATCAGCAACCTCGGCAGTTTCGGCATCGACCACTTCACCGCCGTCATCAACCCGCCCCGGGCAGCAATCCTCGCCGTCGGCGCCGCACGGCCGCAGCCCGTCGTCCGCGACGGCGAGCTCGGTGTGGGCACCATCATGGCTGTGACCCTGTCCGTCGACCATCGCGTCCTGGACGGAGCCACCGCAGCAGCCTATTTGGCCGATCTCAGAGGACGTTCGCGTCACTTATGTGACGCTTCATGGGGGTTCGCTCCTGCCGGAATTCGCGTCGTACAGGCGAAACAGGTAGTTTGCGGCCGCAGTCGCGTCGGTGCTGATCTCGCATTTCGCGATGGTTAAAGCCGATAGCTCCTGTCCGGTTCGAATACCTTCTGAAAGACGGCTTTTGCCTCGCTCGATCGAGCGATATGCCCGGGTGTGGTCCTCGTGCATGAGTATCCCCATGACCTCCTCGCAGCAGCGCCAGCCGTACCTGAGCGATCTGTCCGATGCCCGCTGGGCATTGATCGAGCCGACGTTGACGGCCTGGCGGGCCGAGCGGCAGAAGACCTCGCTCAACCTCGGGGGAAAGGTCACTGACCTGCGGGAAGTCATGAACGCGATCCTCTTCCTCAACCGGACCGGCGTCCCCTGGCGCTACCTGCCCCATGACTTCCCGCCGCACACCACCGTGTTCGGTTACTTCAGCGCCTGGACCGCCGACGGCACCATCGAGAAACTCGGCCTCCACCTGCACCGGATGGTCCGTGAGCAGGCAGGACGCACCGCCGAACCCACTGCCTGTGTCATTGACGCCCAGAGCGTCAAGACCGCGACCAGCGTTCCCACCGACACCCAAGGCACCGACGCCGGCAAGAAGATCGTCGGACGCAAACGCAGCATCGTCGTCGACACTCTCGGCCTGTTACTGCTGGTCATGGTGACCGCCGCCAGCGTCTCGGACAACGCGGCCGGTATCCAGCTCCTCACCCGCGTCGCCGCCGACCACCCCACCATCAGCAAGGCATGGGTCGACACCGGCTACAAGAAGAAGGCCATCGAACACGGCGCCTCGCTCGGTATCGATGTCGACGTCGTTCCACGGAACGAGCAGGTCAAAGGCTTTTCCGTGATCCCGCGGCGCTGGGTCGTGGAGCGGAGTTTCGGGTGGATCATGATGCACCGTCGCCTCGCCCGCGACTACGAGACCAAACCGGCGCACTCCGAGAGCATGATTCGCCTCGCGATGATCTCCAATCTCGCAAAACGAGCGACGGGTGAAACGGTCATAACCTGGCACAAACCATGAACTATCGCTTCTTCAAGCAGGACGTCCTCTCAAGAAGCTCCTTGAACGCCCCTTCGACATCGTGCTGTAGCAGCCACACCCTCCGTACGAACGACCAGATGGCCACTACCGCTTGCAGGGAATCGGGACGCAGCAGGCCCAGTGCGCGGCTACCGCCAGGAGAATGGATTCGCCAAGTACCCAAAAGCCACCGCACGAGGCACAAGGGGCCCCAGCGGCACGCCGATCTCGTTCAGGCTGTGCGGGGCGGCGCGCCGTCGCGACCACGCCGAAGCCAGCCTCCATCAGGTCAACGGTGGCGCCCGACGCACTCGCCCGCCCTCGGTGCGGCGTTCACGGTTCTCGTCCTGTCCGCAGGGCTGCGACGGCAGCCGCGCCGCGTCCGTTGATGCTGGACCGAGCGCGATCCGAACTGCCAGCCCTCAGCCGAGACGACACCGGAAGCCGTCGGTCCGTGACGCACTCCACACCATCAGAGGCACCTTCAAATAGGTATCAGACATTCGTATTTGTTAGCGTCCGGTCTGTGCGACTGACAAAGTTCACCGATCTGGCGCTGCGTTCCGTCATGCGTCTGGCGGTCTGTGCCGACCACCAGGTGCTCACCACCCGCGAGGTGGCCGAAGCGGTGGCTGTGCCATATACGCACGCAGCGAAAGCGATCACGCGCCTGCAGCACCTCGGCGTGGTCGAGGCCCGGCGTGGCCGCGGCGGCGGACTCGCCCTGACCGCCCTCGGCCGGCGCGCATCGGTGGGCTGGCTGGTGCGAGAGCTCGAAGGAGAGGGCGAGGTCGTTTCCTGCGACGACCCGCCGTGCCCCCTGCGTGGAGCCTGCCGTCTGCGGCGTGCACTGCGCGACGCCCAGGAGGCGTTCTACGCCACGCTCGACCCGCTGACCGTGGCCGATCTCATCACCTCACCCACCGGGCCGGCACTTCTCGCCCTCACCGGCCGCCCACCGCAGTAGCCCAAGTCACTGACGCCCGCCCCGGACACACCCCAGGGGCGTGGTCACCTGCAGATCTAAATACTCATTTCATTTACCAATTAGGAGTCGCAGTGCTGTCCGAGCAGTCCGCCCCCGTCGTCAGGACCACCCTTCCGGTGGTCGCAGCCGCCATCGGGGACATCACCGAACTGTTCTACCGGAAGCTGTTCGACGCCCATCCCGAGCTTCTGCGGGACCTGTTCAACCGTGGCAACCAAGCCAACGGCGAGCAGCAGAAGGCGCTGGCCGGCTCCATCGCAGCCTTCGCGGGCCTGCTGCTGGAGAAGCCGGACGCCCGGCCCGACGCGATGCTCGCGCGGATCGCGCACAAGCACGCGTCGCTCGGCATCACCTCCGCCCAGTACAAGATCGTCCACCGCCATCTCTTCGCGGCGATAGCCGAGGTACTCGGCGACGCGGTCAGCGACGAGGTCGCCGCAGCGTGGGACGAGGTCTACTGGCTCATGGCCAACGCGCTGATCGCCGTAGAGGCGCGCCTCTACCAGGAAGCGGACGTCGCGGAGGGGGAGGTCTGGCAGGGCATGGAGATCACTGCACGGCACCAGGAGGCGCCCGATGTCGTCTCGTTCCTCCTGAGGCCCGCCGACGGCCCTCCGGCCTCCTTCCGGCCTGGCCAGTACGTCAGCGTTCAGGTCGAACTCGCCGATGGCGCCCGGCAGATCCGCCAGTACAGTCTCTCCTCGGCTCCCGGCCGGCAGGACTGGCGTATCAGCGTCAAGCGCGTCCACGACGTGGTGCGGCCCGACGGTGAGGTCTCGACGTGGCTCCATGACCACGCCCGGCCCGGCGACGTGCTCAACGTGTCGGCGCCGTTCGGCGACCTAGTCCTGTCTGAGGGCGACGGTCCGCTGCTGCTGGCATCCGCGGGGATCGGCAATACTCCCATGCTGGCCATGCTCGACCACCTGGCCTCCACCGGCTCCGACCGTCCCGTCATCGCGGTCCACGCCGACCGCTCCCCCGCCGAGCACGCGCACCGCGCGGAGCAGCTCAGCCTCGTGCGAGCACTGCCGAACGCCCGGTATCACCTGTGGTACGAGGTGCCCGGCGATCACGCACCACAGGCAGCACCTGGCCAAGCCGACGTGAGCAGCCTGGAACTCCCGGCAGACCTGACCGCCTACCTGTGCGGGCCGCTGCCGTTCATGCGGGCGGTGCGCGGCGGCCTGCTGCGGCACGGCGTGCCCGCCGAGAGGATCCACTACGAGGTCTTCGGCCCGGACCTGTGGCTGGGTCAGTAGAGGCCGATCCGGGATCGTAACGCCAGATCGTCCCCCGACCTGGCGTTACACGGGTCTTCGCCGCTGGCAGGGACGGGCTCATCATGCCGCACAACGGGTTTGGCCTTCCCGCAAGTTGTCAAGGCGGGGGGCACCTGCGCCACCGTCGGCGCATCCGGCTCACGCCAGACCAGAACCCAGGATCTCCGAGCGCAGCTGCGATACGCCTCACCCGCACGCGAATCCATCCCCATCAGTGCCGAGGAGCCCCGCATGCCGCCTCATTCCCCTCGTGCCATCGCCGCCGACCTGCGCGACGCCCTGCATACTGCCGACCCCCGGCTTCTGGAGTCACTGCTCCACCCCCAGGTGCTGTGGGTTAGCGCCGGCCCCGGCGAACCTCAGCGCCAGGGCCGGGCTGGCGTCCTTCGCTGGCACCAGGACCGTCATGACCAAGGCGTGCGCG
It includes:
- the nsrR gene encoding nitric oxide-sensing transcriptional repressor NsrR encodes the protein MRLTKFTDLALRSVMRLAVCADHQVLTTREVAEAVAVPYTHAAKAITRLQHLGVVEARRGRGGGLALTALGRRASVGWLVRELEGEGEVVSCDDPPCPLRGACRLRRALRDAQEAFYATLDPLTVADLITSPTGPALLALTGRPPQ
- a CDS encoding IS5 family transposase, producing the protein MTSSQQRQPYLSDLSDARWALIEPTLTAWRAERQKTSLNLGGKVTDLREVMNAILFLNRTGVPWRYLPHDFPPHTTVFGYFSAWTADGTIEKLGLHLHRMVREQAGRTAEPTACVIDAQSVKTATSVPTDTQGTDAGKKIVGRKRSIVVDTLGLLLLVMVTAASVSDNAAGIQLLTRVAADHPTISKAWVDTGYKKKAIEHGASLGIDVDVVPRNEQVKGFSVIPRRWVVERSFGWIMMHRRLARDYETKPAHSESMIRLAMISNLAKRATGETVITWHKP
- a CDS encoding dihydrolipoamide acetyltransferase family protein, which encodes MHSALVSEGSESGEKHGSRIRSPAVQRQASVRIVDSAVPKQEPLARSVMVMPVAGVPPGDQGPQTPSAGTQLPSPDTTSELSGVRGSPLARTLAAQHGIALAALTGSGPGGRVVRADVDAAVSALDGRPDATRSSTELAPPTPVTGTASNAVDDSDDVVPLSTIRRLTAQRLTQSTQQAPHFYLTTVIDADALLALRAQINERLDDDGPRISLNDLLIKACAAALRNHPQVNSSWDTTRILRHGRVHIGIAVATDDGLMVPVLHDADRKTLTSIAREAHDLAGKARARHLSPAELSGGTFTISNLGSFGIDHFTAVINPPRAAILAVGAARPQPVVRDGELGVGTIMAVTLSVDHRVLDGATAAAYLADLRGRSRHLCDASWGFAPAGIRVVQAKQVVCGRSRVGADLAFRDG
- a CDS encoding globin domain-containing protein — encoded protein: MLSEQSAPVVRTTLPVVAAAIGDITELFYRKLFDAHPELLRDLFNRGNQANGEQQKALAGSIAAFAGLLLEKPDARPDAMLARIAHKHASLGITSAQYKIVHRHLFAAIAEVLGDAVSDEVAAAWDEVYWLMANALIAVEARLYQEADVAEGEVWQGMEITARHQEAPDVVSFLLRPADGPPASFRPGQYVSVQVELADGARQIRQYSLSSAPGRQDWRISVKRVHDVVRPDGEVSTWLHDHARPGDVLNVSAPFGDLVLSEGDGPLLLASAGIGNTPMLAMLDHLASTGSDRPVIAVHADRSPAEHAHRAEQLSLVRALPNARYHLWYEVPGDHAPQAAPGQADVSSLELPADLTAYLCGPLPFMRAVRGGLLRHGVPAERIHYEVFGPDLWLGQ